CATGAGTACGCCGGTGCAGTCGCCGGCCGCGTAGATCCCGCGGCCGGTCGTACGCGATACCTTGTCGACGGTGATGAACCCGCCGTCATCGACCGCGACGCCGGCGGACTCCAGCCCGATGTCGGCGGAGTTGGGGATCGAGCCGATCGCGATCAGGCAGTGCGAGCCCTCGACCGTACGACCGTCGGTCAGCGTCACTCGTACGCCGTCGTCGACCCGCTCGACCGACTGCATCCGCGAGCGCGACATGACCTCCATGCCGCGCCGGGTGAAGACCTCTTCGAGTACGTGTGCGGCGTCGGCATCCTCACCGGGCAACACTCGGTCGCGGCTCGACACCAACACGACCTCGCTGCCGAGTGCCTTGTATGCGCCCGCGAACTCCGCACCGGTCACACCGGAGCCGACCACGATCAGGCGCTCCGGCAGGGTGTCGAGGTCGTAGATCTGCTCCCAGGTGAGGATTCGCTCTCCGTCGGGCATCGCGGTCGGCGACACCCGTGGGTGTGCTCCGGTCGACAGCAGCACGACATCGGCGGCGAGTGTCTCGGTGCCGCCGTCGGCGAGTTCGGCGACGACCTTGTCGGGGCCGTCGAGGCGGCCGGTGCCGTTGAGCACACGTACCGAATCACGCTCGAGTCGGCGCTCGATGTCGACCGACTGCGCCTGCGCCAGTGCCTTCACCCGGGTGTTGACCCGGGCGAGGTCGACCGTCACAGGTCCGTCGTCGGAGGCGTCGGATCCCAGCTGGACGCCGAGCTCACACGCCCCCTCGACCTCGGTCATCAGCTCCGAGGTCGCGATCAGGGTCTTGCTCGGTACGCAGTCGGTGAGAACCGTGGATCCGCCGATGCCGTCGCGGTCGACGATCGTGACGTCTGCACCCAGCTGCGCGGCCACCAGAGCCGATTCGTACCCGCCGGGACCGCCGCCGATGATCACCACATGAGTCACCCCGTCATTGTCGCATCGCGGGCGGACTCGCCCGGCGGGCACCGGTGCTCGCCGAACTACAGTCGCGTAGTTCAGCCGAAACGCTTCCCAAGATGACTACTTCATGCACACAATCAATCGCACGGGGTAGTCACATCAGCAACATCCGCCACATCGTGGCACGGAGGGATTCTCGATGAGCCGTCTCGGGACGGTCCTGGTCGGGGTGCTCGCTACAACCGCAGCGATGCTCCCGGCCACCACCGCCAACGCAAGCCAGGCAGCACCGGAACCGAGCGCCGGAGCCGGCGTCGATGCACTCGACGTACCGGGTACGGACACACAGCGCAGTGGACCGGGCGAACGTGAGGTCGCCCGACTTGCGCCGACCGCAACCGATCCGTACCGCATGGTCGCCGTCACCTGGTCGGCCGATCCGCGGGTCGGTCACGTACACGTTGACCTTCGTACGCGCGCGGACGGTCGGTGGAGCGGCTGGCGCACGCTCGAGACCGACCACGACGGGCAGAGCGGCGGCGACACCGCCGGTACGGTCCCGCTGTGGGTCGGCGATGCCGACGGAGTGGCCGTACGGGTCAGCTCCGACGGTCGTGCACCGGAAGACGTACAGGCGATCACCATCGACCCGGGCGATACGTCGGCCGCGAAGCGGGCGTCGTTGCCGAGCGCGGGCGGACCGATCGGCAAACCGCGTTT
The sequence above is drawn from the Nocardioidaceae bacterium SCSIO 66511 genome and encodes:
- a CDS encoding NAD(P)H-quinone dehydrogenase; the encoded protein is MTHVVIIGGGPGGYESALVAAQLGADVTIVDRDGIGGSTVLTDCVPSKTLIATSELMTEVEGACELGVQLGSDASDDGPVTVDLARVNTRVKALAQAQSVDIERRLERDSVRVLNGTGRLDGPDKVVAELADGGTETLAADVVLLSTGAHPRVSPTAMPDGERILTWEQIYDLDTLPERLIVVGSGVTGAEFAGAYKALGSEVVLVSSRDRVLPGEDADAAHVLEEVFTRRGMEVMSRSRMQSVERVDDGVRVTLTDGRTVEGSHCLIAIGSIPNSADIGLESAGVAVDDGGFITVDKVSRTTGRGIYAAGDCTGVLMLASVAAMQGRIAMSHALGDAVSPLDLREVASNVFTSPEIATVGFSQRDIDEGVVAARTQTIQLSGNPRAKMQGVRDGFVKLFSLPGTGIVVGGVVVGRQASELIQAVSMAVSCRLTVDQVAQSFTVYPSISGSIAEAARRLHR